A window of the Helianthus annuus cultivar XRQ/B chromosome 4, HanXRQr2.0-SUNRISE, whole genome shotgun sequence genome harbors these coding sequences:
- the LOC110881134 gene encoding zinc finger CCCH domain-containing protein 29-like, with amino-acid sequence MGLMSPLGVGSTPPMSPNGNMWQNKFVNITPPALQLPGSRLKTSLRSRDLEMELELLQRQQMIDNLSTNLYNRFGEIKPTKLDDVYGSNLLNNKFGRTLTRLDQVSGLIHRLQWHKR; translated from the coding sequence ATGGGTTTGATGAGTCCGTTAGGTGTCGGTTCAACTCCGCCGATGTCACCTAACGGGAATATGTGGCAGAATAAATTTGTTAATATAACGCCACCCGCATTACAGCTTCCGGGTAGCCGTTTGAAGACGTCTTTAAGATCTAGAGATTTAGAGATGGAACTTGAGTTGCTACAAAGGCAGCAAATGATTGATAATTTATCCACTAATCTTTACAACAGATTTGGGGAAATAAAGCCCACTAAGCTGGATGATGTTTACGGTTCGAACCTTCTCAACAACAAATTCGGCAGAACTCTAACCCGCTTAGATCAAGTTTCGGGTTTGATTCATCGGCTGCAGTGGCACAAGCGGTGA
- the LOC110884565 gene encoding zinc finger CCCH domain-containing protein 29-like has product MNLAILLHYRCFRCFLDRFRGLMCTVSKSKFGIMEGEIKFQEKQIGAFLNSSSLLELAATDDVFGLQYKVETNGTRLDDVGLWYGRKNRCKTKMGLEKRTPLMIAAVYGSTNVVKYIIGSGKADVNKVSDSDGATALHCVAAGRSSSSVKTVKLLLEACADPNLTYANRNKPVDLIARGVFCSIAKNGFCWAN; this is encoded by the exons ATGAATCTCGccattctgctgcattacagatgtTTTAGATGTTTTCTCGATCGTTTTCGAG GTTTGATGTGTACGGTTTCGAAAAGTAAATTTGGTATCATGGAGGGAGAAATAAAGTTTCAAGAAAAACAAATCGGGGCTTTCTTAAATTCCTCGAGCTTACTAGAATTAGCAGCTACAGATGATGTTTTTGGGCTCCAGTACAAGGTAGAAACAAACGGTACGAGGTTAGACGATGTCGGTTTGTGGTACGGAAGAAAAAACAGGTGTAAAACGAAGATGGGGTTGGAAAAACGAACTCCGTTAATGATTGCGGCTGTGTACGGAAGCACAAATGTCGTGAAATATATAATCGGTTCCGGAAAAGCCGATGTGAACAAAGTATCTGACTCTGATGGTGCAACTGCGCTTCACTGTGTTGCGGCTGGCAGGTCTTCTTCGTCCGTCAAAACGGTGAAGTTGTTACTTGAGGCTTGTGCGGACCCGAATTTAACATACGCCAACAGGAACAAACCGGTGGATTTGATTGCTCGAGGCGTGTTCTGTTCCATCGCCAAAAACGGGTTCTGTTGGGCCAATTGA